The following is a genomic window from Lysinibacillus sp. G4S2.
AACCAATTGATAGGATAGGAGCAAATAAATAGCGAACTGGGAAATCAAAAGTTCCTCCAGGAATAAAAATAAGAAGATTCAATGGGATCCCAATATAAATACCGATAGAAAATAGCCTTTTTCGGACTTGGCGACCATGCTCACTTTGAGAAAATACACCGTTACGCATAAATTTAACACCAAGTAAAAATAAGAAGATGTTCATGGGAATAATAAAGATTGCTTCTGCTCTATAGTAGAGAAAATTTGCTAAGCGATATTGTATTTGTTCAAACCAAGTGCCGTTTTGATAAAGTGAAACGACCGAATCGCTATCATAGAGTACACTGGCACCTTGCAATGTACTTAATAAAATGAATAGAATCATGATGGCATGAAAACCACCGAACACATATAAACAACGATTTATCGCTTTATCACCAGCTTTGACGATAAAGGCAACGATAATCCCTGTCACAGCATAGCTCATTAAAATATCGTATTCCATAACTAAGGTAAAATGGATAAGCCCTTCCGTAAATAAAAATACAAGTGTCCAAATATACATACCTGGCCAAGCATTTCCTTGCCGTTTGGACAGTTGATATTTTAATTCTAGACCAACCCCAAACATAATTGTTAACAATCCAAGTAGCTTGC
Proteins encoded in this region:
- a CDS encoding DUF418 domain-containing protein; this encodes MLQNNQRLPLIDILRGFAVLGTLGTNIWIFAYLGEASAIMTSNYSGWWSFNDFLRMSVLFLVNGKLLGLLTIMFGVGLELKYQLSKRQGNAWPGMYIWTLVFLFTEGLIHFTLVMEYDILMSYAVTGIIVAFIVKAGDKAINRCLYVFGGFHAIMILFILLSTLQGASVLYDSDSVVSLYQNGTWFEQIQYRLANFLYYRAEAIFIIPMNIFLFLLGVKFMRNGVFSQSEHGRQVRKRLFSIGIYIGIPLNLLIFIPGGTFDFPVRYLFAPILSIGYIGILGKLIEYKKADWLWKKLGNVGKMSLSCYVLQNIMASIIFYGWGLGLGGKLNSIEIIAIWMSISLLQIYIAHMCIKHFHFGPLEWVRKNTIQAITRK